TCCCGTCATCATCCAAGCCGATGAGGGTGCCAGTCACGGCGTCTTCGCCCGCGTCTACGGCGAAGCCAAACTGGCCGGAGCCAAATCGATCAATTTCTCAACGAAGCGTTAAGCCACTTTTGCACCTTTCACTTTCCCACTTTCTCACCTAACGGATGGCCAAGATTTACAACCCACCGAAACACCGAGCAGGAATGCGTGCGACAGGCACCCTGATCGGTATCGGTGTGAGCGCCCTGCTCTTTCTGGCGATTCCACTCACCCAGATTTTCACCGAGTACCAGAAAGCGCCCGAGGAAATCGAAGCGCTGGAAATCGCAACACCCCCGCCACCGCCACCTCCGGACGAGCCTCCTCCCCCGCCTGAACCGGAGAAGGAGGAGCCGCCGCCCGAGCTCGAAACACCCCCGCCACCCATTTCGCTGGAACAACTCGACATGGCGCTCAACCCCGGAACCGGCGGTGCGCTTGCAGGCGACTTCGCCCTCCCGAGTTTTGACGTCAGCGGCCAGGATCTCGGTGGTGTCGAAATCTTTGATATCATGGACGCGGATAAGAAGCCCGTCCCGACCAAACAGGTCGAGCCGAGAACCCGCGGTCAAAAGGGCAGTGTCGTGCTGCGCTTCACCGTCGACCAATACGGCAAGGTTCAAAACATCCGCGTCCACCAATCCAGCAACCCGAAGCTCAACCAGGCCTGTATCGATGCCGTGCGCCGCTGGGAATTCACCCCCGGCGAAAAAGACGGTCGCACGATCATTACCAACAACGTTCAGCTCCCCATCAATTTCAATTAACTTACCATGAGAACATCACGCACCTTCCTCATCCTGATCGCTTGCCTGGCCTCGTCACTTAGCGCCCAGAGCAATAAGACGCAGAGCATCGCCGGCCAACTCTGGAACGATGAGTCCTTCGTCAAGGAGTTCCTCGGCAGTTATGGCTTCCTTGCCGGCTACGAACCGCAAATCTCCGACGAGGAAAAGGAGGCCCTGCGCAGCCTGATCGACTTGATTAAAGTCAGCCCCTCGGCCGCCATCAAGCAGCTGGAGCCCCAGATTACCGCTGAGAGCAGTGCCGCTTTCGACTTCATCCTGGCCAATCTTTACTTTCAGGAGGGCAACCTGCCCAAAGCCGAGCAATACTATAAAAGTGCGGTGACAAAGCACCCTGACTTCCGTCGCGCCTATAAGAACCTTGGACTCGTACAGGTTCAGAAAGGGGATCACAGCAAATCAATAGAAACCATTACCAAGGCAATGGAGCTCGGCGAAGTCGACGGCCGCGCCTACGGCTTGCTCGGTTACGGCTACCTCACCAATGAGCGCTACTACCCGGCCGAAGCGGCCTATCGTCAGGCCATCCTCCTACAACCCGAGAACAAAGACTGGAAGGTCGGCCTCGCCCAGTGCCTGCTCCAAACCGAACAATACGCCGACGCCATCGCACTGTTCGACACCCTGATTAAAGACCAACCGGACAACGCGGATTACTGGCTCCTGCAAAGCAACGCCTACATCGGAAAAGGGGACTCACTCGCCGCCGCCAAAAATATCGAAATCGTCCGCCGCATGGGCGCGGCTGATCTATCCACCCTTACCCTGCTCGGCGACATCTACATGAACAAGGAAGCGGCCGAACTGGCCCTCGACGCCTATCTGGCTGCCGCCGATAAGGCCACGGCCAAGGACAGCAGGGCCCTCATTCGTGCTGCGGAGCTTCTCACCCGCACCGCCCATTACGAGCAGGCCACTGCGATGATCCAGAAGTGCCGATCCGCTTTGGCCGAAGGACTCAAGGATGCGGAGGACCTCACCCTCCTCACTTTGGAGGCCAAGATTGCCCGCGCCACCGACCAGGACGACCAGGCGGCCGAACTGCTCGTACAAATCATCGAGCGCGATGCGCTCAACGGCGAAGCCATCATCGAACTGGCCAATTACTACGCCGACCAGGACGACATGTCGAAAGCGATCAACCGCTTCCAACAAGCCGAGAAGATCGAGAAATACGAGCGGCAGGCGCTTGTCGCCCACGCCCAGGCCCGCGTTCGCAAGGGGGATTATAAGGAAGCTCTTCCTCTTCTCCGACGGGCGCTGCAACTCAAGCAAGACCGCAACCTTGCCGATTACACCGACCGTGTCGAACGAGCAGCAAGAGCCCAGGGTTAGCGATTCTTCCCTAAATCTTTCGAGGCAAAGACCGGCAGACGCCGGTCTTTTTCTTTGCTGTCACCAAGGCGCCACAAATCCGACTTTATCCTGTAACCTGTGACCAAAGCTTAACCATCGTCACAGAGCTGTTCAGTGACATTTGACCGGGTTAGGGCGTATACTGAGGCATGCGATTCATCTGCATCCACGGCCTCGTTTTCACATGCCTGAGCCTCGCCTTCTCCTCGCTTAGCCTGGCGGTAGAAGACCCTCAACTGCGGGAAACACTCAACAAGCACTGGGAAGCCATGGGCGGCAACAACTGGCTGAAAGTAGAAAGCATCCGGCTGAGCGGCACGATTGAACGCAACGGACGGGCCGCCGATATTTGCATCGTCAAAAAACGCCCGAATCAGATCCGAGCCACGGTGACTCTGCCCCTTCCCGGCGGCGAAGATGAAAAATTGCAGGTCATCAGAGCGCACGACGGCGAGGCGGCCTGGACAGCTACGCGTCTCGCCGGGGCCCCCGTAATGAAAAAAGACCCGCTCCCACCTGATGCAGCAGCCGAACTTCTCGCTGATGCCGGGGTGCTGCCACCGCTGATCAAGTTATGGCGCGAAGGTGGCAAATTGAAGCGATCAACACCCGAAACGAAAGGAGCACTTACGCTGATCCCGATAAGCAGTCAGCCCGGAAATGGCGAAACAAGCCACGTTTTCTATTTGAACCATGAGACACATTTACTTCATGCAATTGAGAACAGAACCACCCACAGCGTAACAAAGACAACGTTTGCTGACTACACCTGGGAAGCAGGGGTGCGTCTCGCGAAGACAAGCAAGGTCGAATCCTCGGAAACGGGACATTCCAAGCTGGAAACGAAATCGATTCAGATAGGCGTCGGCATCTACGACGAATACTTTAGCAGTACGGGTGGCCCTGAGGCACAAACCTACACTTTAAGTAGGCCCACGGAAGATTAACCTACTTGCCCAAGATTCCTTTCAGGGCATTAAAAATATTCTGACCGCTGAGATCCTGACCAAGGTCTTTGAGAAAAAACTGCCCCTTGATTTGTCCAAACTTATCAAGCACGACGACTCCACCTTTTTCCTGAGGCTTATGGTGCAAGGAATGCATCAGACCGTCACGCATGAAAGGAATGACTGTAGGTGCCACAAAACCCTCAGCCAAATAATTTTCCAAATTCCCCTGATCTGAGACGGAAAGATCGGGCACCAACAAAATCTCGGCATTATAGTTTCTATTTAATTTTCCTTTTTCGTTTTTAACTAAATCACCTATCGCAGATGCTGGAATGTCCACGGCATCATAATTGAAATAGAATAAGATAAAGTACTCATACTGCTCTAAATCGCCGCCCAGTTGGTAGCCACGATTGGTTTCTGGATTAAAAAAACTCTTTGTATAACGGAAAGTAAACAACCCCCGGTAAGGGAAAGTCCGATCGCGTTGATTCTTCCTAACCCTCTCAAGCAAGTCAGTATCCTCCGGATTAAAGGCAAAAATACCGTTATGCCCCATGTCCACCAGGCATTTCCCATGCTCGTAGCGGATAAACTCCCAGTGACGACCGGGAGGCACCTGATTGCCGTGCGTTTGCCCCAGCACCTCCCGTTGCACAGCAACCTGCTTCGGCCAGTATTTGGAAACCGTTAAGAGTTCATCCGATTCACTCTGGCCTGCGGGCGCAGCCAACAGCTGGCTACAGATTAACCAAAATGCAAAGAAGTAGTATATCATTGCGTAAGTATTCATGCCTAACTCTCTAAAGGGGCCATCGCCCTGCTATTTGCCTGCGTAGCCCACAATACGTCTTGCGATCTTTTCTTCTCTGGTCATCGAGGTGATGTACTTTGGCGTGCGAGGCCTCCAAGAGACTTCATCTGTTCGATTTTCTTGTCGTGCCTGACGGCCTTCGTCTTTCGAAGTATTCGTGGCGACCTCGGATCTTGCCGATGCGACCACATGCCCGGGAATTTCGTGCCCCTCCTGCACGAGGTAATGCACAAGCTCTACCCCTGTGAGATTATCCCGAATGACTTCGGGGACTTCACTGAATGGCTTGGTCCCTACCTCGTATGTCCCATAAGCCCGTTCGATCAGGTCTTTTTTGAACTCAAAGTCGGATGGCAGTAAGGATTGTTCCTCCAGAGTTACTTCATGCAGCCCGGACTGGCTCTTGAATATTATGGAGCGTTTTTCAGGTATATATTCCTTTATGCTACCGCCAAACACAGGCTGTCCGACTTTCACCCATCGGGCACCGCCGCTGACATTACACTGCAGTGAAAAGATCTGCCAGTTGCCCGAGTCACAGATCCCCTTAAGGCGTATCTCCGAACCATGGGCCACGCCGGCATGGGCAAAACTCAAAACAGCCAACACGAGACATCTCTTTATCTGTCGGAATATTTCCATAGTATCCACCTCCATACAGCAAAAAGAGCGAGCTGGAATGGCCAGCTCGCTCTGAAGAGCTTATTTGAAAGGGAAGCTCGCCATTCGTAATTTACTTACGGCAGCGGCGGAAAGAAACCGACGCGACGGCAAGAAGCCCGGCAATAGCAGCAAATGCACTCGGCTCGGGAACAGCTGTCCCGGATACCTGGATGTTATCAAAACGCGTACCGGTATCGATATCCGTGAAATTCACCCGGAAGATCACGTCAGATGCCTGAAACCCAGTAGCATCAAAGCTAAAGGCTTCGCCCCCGTTACTGGTAAGTGCTGTCACATCCTCGTTGCCGAGCGAAGTGAAGCTACTGCCACCATCCGTGCTGTAGCCTATATTCAAGCTTGTGGTGCCCCCCTGTGTTTGACCGGCGGCAAAACCAAAGCTGAAGTTCTGGTAAAGTGCACCCGCCGACACTGCGAAGTCAAAATAACCGCCGTCAGCGGTCGCAATACCAATATCCTCGGCAAGCAAGGAACCAGTGCCTGTGGTGGCGAATGTGTCATTAAACCCAGTCACACGAATGCTGGAATTCAGCGTCGTCCCGGCAGTAACATCGTTGTTACCGCTAAGCTGAGTCACAGGGAATGGATTGCTGCCGCTATTGCCATCGACGAAGCTAAAGCTGCCGAAAGGAGCCGCATTCGTTCCGTCGTTAACCGCACCACCATTGCCCAAGTCGGAATAGTTGGCCGCTGAGGATGTTAGTGCCGTATCGAAGTCAAAACCGGCAATAAGGTTTTGCGCTTGTAGAGCAGAGCCTGCTGCCAAACACGTGCTTAATAATATAATTTTATTTTTCATTATGTCGTAATTAAATGATTACTGAAGAGTGGTGAGGCCGGGATAGGGTACACTCCCCTATCCCGGCGGATTTGAATCAATATTAAGGAGCTACGACGTTGGCAGCATTACCAGCGTCGACCAGAATGCCACGAATGTTCATCGCAGTCCAACCTGTCGTCCAGAGAACAGCAGAGCCGGATTGCTCGAATGCACCGCGTTGGCTTACGGCCTCAAAGTAAGGCCCTACTTCGGCAACGTTTGTCACGTTCGAATCAGATGCACCATTCAGCGGAACTGGATTCACACCGTTGGCGGAAAGCTGGTCGTTGAAAACGCTACCGTTGGTTGCACCGAAGAAGAAGGGATTACCAGTTGCGAACGTGTTGTTCGTGCAGCCGGGATAGTTGGCATTGACTGCGCCTGCAATCACGTCAGCAGCAACGGTGTTGAATGCACCTGTTGTTACATTGTCATCTCCAGTAGTACCGGCAACACCGACGAAGGAGCAGGAAGCAATATTGAAAGTGCCATCCTCAAGACGGTCCAGCGTGCCGGAGACACCGTAAGTTGTTTCACGATTCTCGCCGGAGTCCACGATGAAGAAGCCCTGCTGCCCACCGGGAATGTTGTAGAAGATACTGTTGAAGATGTTGCCACCGAAGTTTGTGTCGATCGTCACAACCGGGTCATCCCCAGCTCCAACTGTTCCGGCGAATGCAGTGACATTCATGATGGTAGGAGCGGTGAAAGGCGTACCGGTCGGGGACAAGTTGCTGCCGTCTTCACCGTCAAACTCGAAGAAGCCGTTGGAACGTGTCGTCGCGGGTTGGCCGGGGATATTACCGCAGAGAATAAAAACATTCTGAGCGTTACCCGTCCAACCTTGGTCGAGATCCAGGCCATCATCGTTAACGTAGCTGATCATGATGTTGCGAATGTTTGCAGTGCCACCGAAAATTTCGATGCCGTCGTCACCGGTGCAGTAAATGTCGATATTTTCAAGAAGTGTACCAGCGCCAACACCACCAAGTGTCAGGCCTTGTTGTTCATCCCCTTCAACAATCGTACGGCCCGAGTGGCGAATCGATACGTAGGTCAGCTCGCCGGAGCTGTCGTTAGGCATCAAACCACCGTAGGTTGTACGCGCATCCTGGTTCGCGAAACCTTCAACGAACGCCTCACCGAAAACCGTGGTATCCGAACCATCGCGATTAGTCGGAGCATAGCCGAGAAGTGTGACAGCACCCCAAAGTGATTCGTTTGCGTCTGAACCGGAAAAGGCCGGAAGAGGAATCGTTTTCGGATTCGCATCGAGAAAAGTTTCTCCATCGACGATACGATCACGAGTATCGTCGGCAGCCGTGGTGAATATAATTGGATTGGTACTTGTACCGTTTGCGATGATCGTACCGCCACGTGTAACCACCAGCGAACCGGGTGTTTCTGCTGCAGTCGTGGTTTCGGAGTTACCGTCGTCGACACCGGGTTGGCCACGTACAATTGCGCCGGCAGGTACAGTCAAGGTAACGCCTGGCATGACAAACGTGCTGCCAAGGAGAATTGAGTTCGCAGGAAGCGTCAGGTCACTATCAATCTGATAGATGCCGGTGCCTGGATTCGATACCTCAGGTAGCGCAGCGTCGATCACAGTGTGGCCGTTAATAATATTTTGTGCAAAAGCTGAGCCCCCCGCAAGGCAGGCGGCCGCAGTTATTAAACAAGTCGTTTTTTTCATTAGTAGATGTCTGTTTAGGTGTGATTGATTTAACTGATGCAGATCGCATCGTGATACAGACTAGCCCATCAATGTTACGCTTAGGTTAAGGTAGTATTTAAATCCTGTGACAATTGAGCGAGCGTCTGTTACGTGCACCGGATCAATGACTTTGTAAGACTACCCTCCTCCAGCCCACAAGCAGGGAGGCTGGCGCAAGCGCTTGTCACACAACTAGAAGGAATATTTCAGCGACAACGAATAGCTTCTCCCCACCTTATACCTCAGCCTGTCCGTCTTCTCGCTCAACAAATCGGGGCTGTAAATAAGGGCCCGCTCAGTATTCGTGATATTTTCTGCTGTAAAACTAAGCTCCCAGTTATCCTTGAACTGCTGAACTATCTTAAAATCCAGCTGGTAGTACGCATCGGTGTACTGGTCCACGGAAAGATCCGAACCTGACCCGACGGTCGTCAACACATCACTTTGCGTGTAAAAGGACAGCGTTGCTCGAGTTCCCAGGTCTTCCAGGTTGTATGTAACAAAAACATTTGCGGTATATTCCGGCTGGTCGTAAAGACGTCGCTCATCGGGGAAAAAGACATTTCCGTCTCCATCCCCAAAGATACTCTCGCCGGTCACCGGATTTGCATAACTTGTCTTGGTCGCCTCGGCAAATCCGACTCGCGCATCAATAAAAGCCATGTTGCCACCAATCTCCAGATTGGAAAGTATCGGCGTGTTCGAAAGATCAATGAATGGCAGTGCGGTGAGAGGTAAAAACCATTCAAATTCAACACCCTCTACGGTCGCATCTTTGTCGTTGTTGAAGTAGGATTGTACGGACAAGCCTAATCCGGGGTGCGTCAAACCGATCTGCTCGATTGGCTGTGTGATTTCTTTCTTAAAGAAACTCATTGAGGTACGAAATCCGTTCTCGTGATTGTATGAGACACCCAGCGCGAAATTCTCGACCTCGGAGACCTTCAAGGTGGGGTTACCAACCACCCTGTCTCCGGTTTGCGGATCAACGGTGAACACGGGGGACAGTTCTCTTGCAGATGGTAGCGCAATCGTCTCAGAGTAGTCTGCGCGCAGCGATATCCGGTCCGTCAGGTCGTATTTTAACAATATTGCCGGAAGCACATAGTCCTCGTTAATCCTGCCATTGACAACCGGATCTGAATCGGAACCAAAACCAAGCAGATCACGATTCCTCACTGCATTGGGTCCGGAAGTCGGAAAGCCGGGCAATATCTGCTCCGTTAAGGATGTCTGGTCGCCCGTAAGCCCAAAGCCGGGGACCAGGTCACTCTGACCTTCCGCCAGCATCTCCACTTTGCTGACCCTTGCGCCAAATGTAACGTTCACCCTTTCCAGGAAAGTATAATCCAGCGAAAGATAGCGGTCATTAAACTCCTGCTCCACATTGGCAAATGAACTTAGGTCCTCGTCGATAATCTGGCTGTCATCGAGGTTGAAAACGTTCGCAACGTACTCTGAAAGCGTTGCTCCTGTGACCTGCGAGTCATTCTTAATTGATATCAGCTTGTCATCCTGAACCACGCTTCGGTTACGGATTTTGCCGTAGTAGCCCAGGCCGACATTCAAGTTTTCGAGCACAGGGTAGCTAACGTCCAAACGCTGTGACTCATTTTCATCGGATATCGTTCTCGCGGTTCTCCTCAAGACGTCTTCAACAAAGCCATCCGCCAAAACATTATCCCCCCCGTAGATATATCCATCCGGCACAAGTGGCTCTGCCGTCAGCTTTGACCCCACACGGTTTACAGTAGTCCCAGTGGCATTCCGGAGGTAGAGCAGCGAACTTTCCCCGCCCACAAATCCGCCTCCGGGACGGCCGACTTCAGAGATTGCCTTATCCCGGGACAGCCCCCAATTGATGGTAAATTCGTCTTCCTTACCGACATCGAAGCGGTGCTCGCCGGACACCTGCTTAATCTCCAAGGTGCGGGTTTCTACACTGAGCAAATCCTGCCCAAACGTAACCTCATCCCCCTCGCCACGACCTACAATCCCGGCACCCATTTTAAGGTCCCGCGTATCTATGCCCAAAGGGTAGCCCCGGTCGATGGGCACACGCTGGAATGAGGGGTGGTCTGCCTGCGTAAAGCCAGCAGGCAAAAGTCCGTTATCCCGACGTGTGGCAGTGGACAGAGTATTCCTCGTTCTCAGATAGGTAAAGTCGATCAACTGGGTTTGGTCCCCTTTTATATCCCATCCCGCGCCCAAGAGGAAATTACTGGATTCTTCCTGTTGTGACTTGATGTAGTCATATCTCAAACCACTCGCTTCAAGCTCTCCGACGAGTATGCTGCCAGGTGTACTTTCAAACCCCGGGAAGGGGAACCCTTGCTTGCTGGGGATACCAAAACGGTTCTGCAGCACGCCTTTTTCCGTTTTGACGCTGCTGCTGTATTTAATCGCGGAAACAAAGCCCAACTTTGATTTGCCCGGCAGTTCGAACGTATCGCCAAAAGCCACCTCATAATTACGTCCGGTTAAACCAAAATTGTCGCCGACGGAGCTATCCAAATCGGCTGCGACCGCACCACCTGAAGAACTGCGATCCTCCCGGCCCAGGAGTGAATCTACGGTAAGACTTTCCCCGTTCGGTACTCCATGGAATATCACGTTCGGGTTGTAGAGTATTTCATCGGTCGCCATGGAATTAGAAGCAACTCCGACCTTAACGTGCCCGGAAAATTCATCCGGATAATCCTTTGTTGAGATATCGAATGATGCCCCGGAAGTATTCGATGGCAGCGAGGGGACAAAACTCTTCTTCACGATTATGTTTTGAACTATCGAGTTTGGGAAGAGATCCAACTGGACCCCTTGACGGACTGGATCTGAACTGGGAACAGGTAACCCGTTCACCAGAGTACTATTATAACGATCTCCCAAGCCGCGAACCACGGCAAACTGCCCTTCGACCAAATTTACTCCAGAAATCTTACTCACCAAGTCGGCAACACTCGACCCGGCAAATTTTGCAAAGTCTTCAGATGATAAAAAATCAATTTGTCCGACAGACACCTGCTTCATATCGATGAGCGCCATGAGTTCGTTCGCTTCCTCAGCCGTAACCGTAAAGCTATCGAGGACGAGCACGTCATCTGAAGTTTCAGTGGGACGCGGCGGCAATGCGAAGGGGAAGACACTGACTTCTCCCGCAGCAACAGCGAATTCAGTGACATTGGCTTCAAGGTAGCCCGATTTGAAAAAGTTGATGCTGTATTCCCCGGCTGGCGCGGGCCCGAGGGTGTAGCGACCCTCTTCGTCAGTGATGGTACCTATCTCCGTGCCATCGATGAGAATAGCAACGCCGGATATCGGCTGCCCCGTGTCTTTATCGACGATTTGGCCGGAAACAAGTCCCTGCCCTTCAGGTAAATTTTCTTCAAATGAACCGGCGGTTTCGCTCGCTTCGGCGATCGACTGGACGAGCGGCTCGCTGGCATTGATCGTTTCATCTGTCGCATTGCCCACAGCGCCTTGGCCGTTCGAGCCTTGTTCGCTCGAAAACTGCATCCCGTCCCCCTGCGATTCATTGACGGCCTCTCCGCCCTCCAGCGATTCGAGCTGACGTTGAACCCTGGCCTTATCTGCCTTTTTAATCGCTTCGACCTGTTCCTCGTACTGTTCGGGAATGGTTATCTTGATCGCTTGCAGCGAGCTGCCGCTAATCAGCATGAGCAACATTGCGGCGGTCTTTATAAGGGAATTTGCCTTCATTTTTTTCGTCCTGAATCCGAATTAATCCACGCGAAAATCGTTGGCGCGGTCATTCAAAACGGGCTCCTTTTGACGAAAGGGTGGCGACGGACAATTCCATATTCGTCACCTGCCGCGATTATCACAGTGCCGTGACACGGCTGTCACAATCGTAACAAAACATCCCAAAATCCCAGGCATTCGGGCCGAAATTTTCGCTAATTCACAAATCTGTAAAATTAATGCCCATAGAATGGATATGATCCGAATGACAAGCTTCCTGAAAAAACGGTCGATTTTATGATTTCTCAGCAATAGTCTGACGCATGTTTCGTTACATTAATCTCTTATTAGGTTGCCTTGCCTTTCAGGCAGGAACCTTCGTGCAGGCCGAAACCATCGTCATCATGGGTTCGGATACAATCGGTGCCAAGGCGGCCCTGCATCTGGCGGAGGCCTATAAATCAAGGGTCGCCAGGACCAATCCGGAGATCGGCTTCGAGATTTCCGCAGAAGGCTCCTCCACAGGGGTGGTTTCTATTACGGAGGGCCATGCCGATATCGGCATGATCTCGCGTCGGCCCTCCACCGCAGAGAATGCCCGGGCCAAAACCAAGGGCGTCGATTTAAAAACCATTACAGTGGCCCGGGACGGAATTGCTGTGGTGGTCAATGACCAGAACCCGATCGAATCGATCTCCTTGGCCGAGCTTGAAGCAATTTTTACCGGCGAAATCAGAGACTGGGCCGCGATTTCCACGACCGCAGGCCGGATCTCGGTTTATACCCGAAACACCGCCTCCGGAACGTATGACCTTTTTCGCGCAAAAGCCATGTCCGGACGGGACTATGGCAAGAACAGCCAGAAAGTCGCTGGCAACGAACAGATCGCTTCCGAAATCGCACGTAACCCCAACGCAATCGGCTATGTCGGCCTGGCTTATACGGAAACGCCCGGAATCAAGGTCGTACCGGTCGAGGGAATGCTACCCAAAGCGGATGAATATCCACTGCGTCGCACGCTCTACTATCTGGTGGATAAAAATATCCGTCTAAGCCAGGCGGCCAATGACTTTATCGGCTTTACGCTGAGCCCCCAGGGCCAGCACATCATCGAAGAAGTCGAGTTCCTGCCGCTCTATTAATACCACCTTGCATAAGGTTTGCCCTTATTGCCCGTCTCGTAGGCGACGTTGCGGCAGCAAGGTCGGAATTTCTCCCAGGCTGGCAATCGACGGCACTCGTGTGCCATCGCTACAATCCATCTATCAGGCCATCCCTTTCTAAAGTAGATGTAATAACGAAAAAGCCCGGAGTGCTGTGCACTCCGGGCTGGGCTTAAACAAAAGCTACACTAAAGGGACTGAAACTACCAGAGGACCTGAATACGTGCGCGGAAGCCATCGACATCAATCTCGGTGCCAGCATCGTTTTCAGCTTCGGCAATTTCGTAGCCAGCCATGAAGGTAAGTGCCTTACTGAGATAGTAATTCGCACCTACATAAAACGAATCAATTTCGTTCCCCGCACCCATCGCCGACGCCAAGGCATCGGTATCACTGGGCGCACGACGAATCAGCTCATCGACATCAATATCGAAGTCGTCGGCCTCAAGATGGGAAAAACGCACAACGGGCTCAAACTTCCCGAAGCGGTATGAGGCGCGCAGTGCATA
This DNA window, taken from Coraliomargarita sinensis, encodes the following:
- a CDS encoding TonB-dependent receptor domain-containing protein yields the protein MKANSLIKTAAMLLMLISGSSLQAIKITIPEQYEEQVEAIKKADKARVQRQLESLEGGEAVNESQGDGMQFSSEQGSNGQGAVGNATDETINASEPLVQSIAEASETAGSFEENLPEGQGLVSGQIVDKDTGQPISGVAILIDGTEIGTITDEEGRYTLGPAPAGEYSINFFKSGYLEANVTEFAVAAGEVSVFPFALPPRPTETSDDVLVLDSFTVTAEEANELMALIDMKQVSVGQIDFLSSEDFAKFAGSSVADLVSKISGVNLVEGQFAVVRGLGDRYNSTLVNGLPVPSSDPVRQGVQLDLFPNSIVQNIIVKKSFVPSLPSNTSGASFDISTKDYPDEFSGHVKVGVASNSMATDEILYNPNVIFHGVPNGESLTVDSLLGREDRSSSGGAVAADLDSSVGDNFGLTGRNYEVAFGDTFELPGKSKLGFVSAIKYSSSVKTEKGVLQNRFGIPSKQGFPFPGFESTPGSILVGELEASGLRYDYIKSQQEESSNFLLGAGWDIKGDQTQLIDFTYLRTRNTLSTATRRDNGLLPAGFTQADHPSFQRVPIDRGYPLGIDTRDLKMGAGIVGRGEGDEVTFGQDLLSVETRTLEIKQVSGEHRFDVGKEDEFTINWGLSRDKAISEVGRPGGGFVGGESSLLYLRNATGTTVNRVGSKLTAEPLVPDGYIYGGDNVLADGFVEDVLRRTARTISDENESQRLDVSYPVLENLNVGLGYYGKIRNRSVVQDDKLISIKNDSQVTGATLSEYVANVFNLDDSQIIDEDLSSFANVEQEFNDRYLSLDYTFLERVNVTFGARVSKVEMLAEGQSDLVPGFGLTGDQTSLTEQILPGFPTSGPNAVRNRDLLGFGSDSDPVVNGRINEDYVLPAILLKYDLTDRISLRADYSETIALPSARELSPVFTVDPQTGDRVVGNPTLKVSEVENFALGVSYNHENGFRTSMSFFKKEITQPIEQIGLTHPGLGLSVQSYFNNDKDATVEGVEFEWFLPLTALPFIDLSNTPILSNLEIGGNMAFIDARVGFAEATKTSYANPVTGESIFGDGDGNVFFPDERRLYDQPEYTANVFVTYNLEDLGTRATLSFYTQSDVLTTVGSGSDLSVDQYTDAYYQLDFKIVQQFKDNWELSFTAENITNTERALIYSPDLLSEKTDRLRYKVGRSYSLSLKYSF
- a CDS encoding tetratricopeptide repeat protein codes for the protein MRTSRTFLILIACLASSLSAQSNKTQSIAGQLWNDESFVKEFLGSYGFLAGYEPQISDEEKEALRSLIDLIKVSPSAAIKQLEPQITAESSAAFDFILANLYFQEGNLPKAEQYYKSAVTKHPDFRRAYKNLGLVQVQKGDHSKSIETITKAMELGEVDGRAYGLLGYGYLTNERYYPAEAAYRQAILLQPENKDWKVGLAQCLLQTEQYADAIALFDTLIKDQPDNADYWLLQSNAYIGKGDSLAAAKNIEIVRRMGAADLSTLTLLGDIYMNKEAAELALDAYLAAADKATAKDSRALIRAAELLTRTAHYEQATAMIQKCRSALAEGLKDAEDLTLLTLEAKIARATDQDDQAAELLVQIIERDALNGEAIIELANYYADQDDMSKAINRFQQAEKIEKYERQALVAHAQARVRKGDYKEALPLLRRALQLKQDRNLADYTDRVERAARAQG
- a CDS encoding phosphate ABC transporter substrate-binding protein; amino-acid sequence: MFRYINLLLGCLAFQAGTFVQAETIVIMGSDTIGAKAALHLAEAYKSRVARTNPEIGFEISAEGSSTGVVSITEGHADIGMISRRPSTAENARAKTKGVDLKTITVARDGIAVVVNDQNPIESISLAELEAIFTGEIRDWAAISTTAGRISVYTRNTASGTYDLFRAKAMSGRDYGKNSQKVAGNEQIASEIARNPNAIGYVGLAYTETPGIKVVPVEGMLPKADEYPLRRTLYYLVDKNIRLSQAANDFIGFTLSPQGQHIIEEVEFLPLY
- a CDS encoding energy transducer TonB — encoded protein: MRATGTLIGIGVSALLFLAIPLTQIFTEYQKAPEEIEALEIATPPPPPPPDEPPPPPEPEKEEPPPELETPPPPISLEQLDMALNPGTGGALAGDFALPSFDVSGQDLGGVEIFDIMDADKKPVPTKQVEPRTRGQKGSVVLRFTVDQYGKVQNIRVHQSSNPKLNQACIDAVRRWEFTPGEKDGRTIITNNVQLPINFN